A single window of Streptomyces aquilus DNA harbors:
- a CDS encoding SDR family NAD(P)-dependent oxidoreductase: protein MRLLEGQVALVTGAGGGIGRGIALRFAERGAAAVAVHCRTSVTAAEEVAARVRETGARAVVLRAELRDEEECRRLVREAAEWGGGRLDALVNNAGVQPVQGLPGMTAEEWREVVDANLSSVFACTQAAAEAMEGGGSVTHIASIEAHAPAAGHAHYSAAKAAVVMHARSAALEYGPRGIRVNSVSPGLIDRDGLAEAWPEGVRRWEQAAPLGRLGRPEDIGDACAFLASPLASWITGQDLVVDGGVSARPTW from the coding sequence ATGAGACTCCTCGAAGGACAGGTCGCCCTGGTTACCGGCGCGGGCGGCGGCATCGGCCGGGGCATCGCCCTGCGGTTCGCCGAACGGGGCGCGGCGGCGGTCGCGGTCCACTGCCGTACGTCGGTGACGGCGGCGGAGGAAGTGGCGGCGCGGGTACGGGAGACGGGGGCCCGGGCCGTCGTGCTGCGGGCCGAGCTGCGGGACGAGGAGGAGTGCCGGCGGCTGGTCCGGGAGGCCGCCGAGTGGGGTGGCGGGCGGTTGGACGCGCTGGTCAACAACGCGGGTGTGCAACCGGTCCAGGGGCTGCCCGGGATGACCGCCGAGGAGTGGCGGGAGGTCGTGGACGCCAACCTGTCGAGCGTGTTCGCGTGCACGCAGGCGGCGGCCGAGGCGATGGAGGGGGGCGGGTCCGTCACGCACATCGCCTCGATCGAGGCCCACGCCCCCGCCGCCGGGCACGCCCACTACTCCGCCGCGAAGGCCGCCGTCGTCATGCACGCACGGTCCGCCGCCCTGGAGTACGGGCCGCGCGGCATCCGCGTCAACAGCGTCTCCCCGGGCCTGATCGACCGGGACGGGCTGGCCGAGGCCTGGCCGGAGGGCGTGCGGCGCTGGGAACAGGCCGCTCCCCTGGGCCGGTTGGGCCGCCCCGAGGACATCGGCGACGCCTGCGCCTTCCTCGCCTCCCCGCTCGCCTCCTGGATCACCGGGCAGGACCTGGTCGTCGACGGCGGGGTGTCGGCGCGCCCGACCTGGTGA
- a CDS encoding cupin domain-containing protein: MTPDDLVAHYGLEPIPREGGLFRRTWEGPERADGGPEGTAIVALLTADDYSALHRLPADEIWHHYLGDPLELLLLAPDGTSRTAVLGPDVLAGQSVQLTVPAGTWMGGRSLGAWTFFGCTMAPGFTYGGYEHGDPETLLARYPAQADRIAGLCRP, encoded by the coding sequence GTGACCCCGGATGACCTCGTCGCCCACTACGGACTGGAACCGATCCCGCGCGAAGGAGGCCTGTTCCGCCGCACCTGGGAGGGGCCCGAGCGCGCGGACGGCGGCCCGGAGGGCACGGCCATCGTCGCCCTCCTCACCGCGGACGACTACTCGGCCCTGCACCGCCTGCCCGCCGACGAGATCTGGCACCACTACCTCGGCGACCCCCTGGAACTGCTCCTGCTCGCCCCCGACGGCACGTCCCGCACGGCGGTCCTCGGCCCGGACGTCCTCGCCGGACAGTCGGTGCAGCTGACCGTCCCCGCCGGCACCTGGATGGGCGGCCGCAGCCTCGGCGCCTGGACGTTCTTCGGGTGCACGATGGCTCCGGGGTTCACCTACGGGGGGTACGAGCACGGCGACCCGGAGACGCTGCTGGCGCGTTATCCCGCCCAGGCCGACCGGATCGCGGGACTGTGCCGTCCATGA
- a CDS encoding GNAT family N-acetyltransferase, translating to MSDLYVHQQDVDGFGTVAVRRLDAEADAGLVHGWVREERAAFWGMNGLTQDQVADIYAHMDTLDTHHAYLLEKDGEPVGLLQTYEPEADRVSECYAVQAGDIGVHLLLGPADPTSGARSGWSAALLGAVAHYVLVVLDRRRVVVDPDVRNEKAIARFLRQGFVAGERVVLPEIDLPDVYLPEKHAQLAFLHREVVFPG from the coding sequence ATGTCTGACCTCTATGTGCACCAGCAGGACGTCGACGGCTTCGGCACCGTCGCCGTCCGCCGGCTCGACGCCGAGGCCGACGCCGGGCTGGTGCACGGCTGGGTCCGTGAGGAACGCGCCGCCTTCTGGGGCATGAACGGGCTCACCCAGGACCAAGTGGCCGACATCTACGCCCACATGGACACCCTCGACACCCACCACGCCTACCTCCTGGAGAAGGACGGCGAACCGGTCGGCCTGCTCCAGACCTACGAGCCCGAGGCCGACCGGGTCAGCGAGTGCTACGCCGTGCAGGCCGGCGACATCGGCGTCCACCTGCTCCTCGGGCCCGCCGACCCCACCTCGGGCGCCCGCTCCGGCTGGTCGGCGGCGCTGCTGGGCGCCGTCGCGCATTACGTCCTGGTGGTCCTCGACCGTCGCCGGGTCGTCGTCGATCCCGACGTGCGCAACGAGAAGGCGATCGCCCGCTTCCTGCGGCAGGGGTTCGTGGCGGGGGAGCGGGTCGTGCTGCCGGAGATCGACCTCCCGGACGTGTATCTGCCCGAGAAGCATGCCCAACTGGCCTTCCTGCACCGGGAGGTAGTGTTCCCCGGGTGA